The following proteins are encoded in a genomic region of Brachypodium distachyon strain Bd21 chromosome 1, Brachypodium_distachyon_v3.0, whole genome shotgun sequence:
- the LOC100826009 gene encoding serine/threonine-protein kinase BSK5, translating into MGARCSKLSVCWWPPHFKSPRLENGAAGEDGSGVPVFTEYSLDELRAATDGFAPDRIVSEHGEKAPNVVYRGTLFSSGHTVAIKRFGRSAWPDSRQFVEEARAVGLLRSGRLSNLIGCCCESGERLLVAEFMPHDTLAKHLFHWETKPLSWPMRVRAALYVAQALEYCTNKGRALYHDLHAYRVLFDVDGNPRLSCFGLMKNSRDGKSYSTNLAFTPPEYLKTGRVIPESVVYSFGTILLDLLSGKHIPPSHALDLIKGKNYMVLMDSCLEGHVSSSDGNEMMRLVSRCLSYEARERPNLKAVVSALANLQRDASAPSRTLLGIPQDTEENSAQVSFSATGKAYATADLEGVHEILTNDGYKEDDIATYKVSLDSWPGQPAESLRVKKNGDDAFQSKDFTTVLECYSMFIDTGAMESPTMLVRRSFANMVLNRLEDSLEDARKAEGISPEWPTAHYLQGMALIGLGMELDGHEKLKIGAALEAQRKGRTRTV; encoded by the exons ATGGGGGCTCGCTGCTCCAAGCTCTCCGTCTGCTGGTGGCCGCCGCACTTCAAATCGCCGCGGCTTG AGAATGGGGCCGCTGGGGAAGACGGCAGTGGTGTGCCGGTGTTCACGGAGTACAGCCTTGACGAGCTCCGCGCAGCCACCGACGGCTTCGCTCCCGACCGCATCGTGTCAGAGCATGGCGAGAAGGCACCCAACGTCGTCTACCGCGGCACACTCTTCAGCTCTGGCCACACCGTGGCCATCAAACGCTTCGGCCGCTCTGCCTGGCCTGACTCCCGACAGTTCGTG GAGGAGGCCAGGGCTGTTGGGCTACTGCGGAGTGGTCGTCTCTCCAATCTGATCGGGTGCTGCTGTGAGAGCGGCGAGCGGCTGCTTGTCGCTGAGTTCATGCCGCATGATACCTTGGCGAAGCACCTCTTCCACT GGGAGACAAAGCCATTGAGCTGGCCTATGAGGGTACGAGCTGCACTCTATGTGGCACAAGCATTGGAGTACTGCACCAACAAAGGGAGGGCTCTCTACCATGACCTGCATGCATACAGGGTCCTCTTTGATGTG GATGGTAACCCTAGACTGTCCTGTTTCGGTCTGATGAAGAACAGCAGGGATGGGAAGAGCTACAGTACCAATTTGGCTTTCACGCCTCCTGAGTACCTTAAGACTG GCAGAGTAATTCCAGAGAGTGTGGTCTACAGTTTTGGTACTATCTTGCTTGATCTCCTAAGTGGAAAGCATATTCCACCAAGCCAT GCCCTTGACCTTATCAAAGGAAAGAATTACATGGTGTTGATGGATTCTTGCTTGGAAGGCCATGTCTCCAGCTCTGATGGAAATGAAATGATGAGATTGGTATCCCGTTGCTTGTCATATGAAGCCCGTGAACGGCCAAACCTGAAAGCAGTAGTGTCTGCTCTTGCAAACCTACAAAGAGATGCTTCT GCTCCTTCACGTACTTTACTGGGTATTCCACAAGATACAGAGGAGAACTCAGCGCAAGTTTCATTTTCGGCTACTGGGAAAGCTTATGCCACAGCTGACCTCGAGGGGGTACATGAGATATTGACGAATGATGGATACAAAGAGGATGACATAGCAACCTATAAG GTATCCTTAGATTCGTGGCCTGGCCAACCAGCTGAGAGTCTTCGCGTCAAGAAGAATGGAGATGATGCTTTCCAATCCAAAGATTTTACAACTGTGCTAGAGTGTTATTCAATG TTTATCGACACTGGTGCAATGGAGTCCCCAACTATGCTGGTGCGACGAAGTTTCGCGAACATGGTACTTAACAGGCTGGAAGATAGCCTTGAAGATGCAAGGAAAGCAGAGGGAATATCACCTGAGTGGCCAACTGCACACTACCTGCAAGGGATGGCGCTCATTGGCCTTGGCATGGAGCTTGATGGTCATGAGAA